One segment of Triticum aestivum cultivar Chinese Spring chromosome 2A, IWGSC CS RefSeq v2.1, whole genome shotgun sequence DNA contains the following:
- the LOC123189007 gene encoding protein DETOXIFICATION 16 isoform X1, producing the protein MSPTMEEPLVDKTGGPKESLVVTEVKKQLYLAGPLIAGCLLQNVVQMISVMFVGHLGELALSSASIATSFAGVTGFSLLAGMASSLDTLCGQAFGAKQYYLLGIYKQRAILVLTLVSVVVAVVWAYTGQILLLFGQDPEIAMGAGSYIRWMIPALFVYGPLQCHVRFLQTQNIVLPVMASSGITALSHVLVCWLLVYKIGLGNKGAALANAISYLANVSILALYIRLSPSCKSTWTGVSKEAFRGIVSFMKLAVPSALMVCLEWWSFELLVLLSGLLPNPKLEASVLSISLNTGSLAFMIPFGLGAAISTRVSNELGARRPEAARLATRVIMVLGLATGVSLGLIMISVRNLWGYAYSNEKEVVEYIARMMPILSVSIIFDDLQCVLSGVVRGCGLQKIGACVNLSAYYLVGIPAALCFAFVYHLGGMGLWFGIICGLVVQMLLLLAITMCTNWDKEALKAKDRVFSSSLPLDMTT; encoded by the exons ATGTCGCCAACCATGGAGGAGCCCCTTGTTGACAAGACTGGAGGGCCAAAGGAGAGCTTGGTGGTGACTGAGGTCAAGAAGCAGCTGTACCTGGCCGGGCCTCTCATCGCCGGATGCCTGCTGCAGAACGTCGTGCAGATGATCTCGGTCATGTTCGTCGGCCATCTCGGTGAGCTCGCTCTCTCGAGTGCCTCCATCGCCACCTCCTTTGCCGGTGTCACCGGCTTCAGCTTGTTG GCTGGCATGGCGAGCAGCTTGGACACACTGTGCGGGCAAGCCTTCGGGGCAAAGCAGTACTACCTGCTCGGCATCTACAAGCAGAGGGCCATCCTTGTGCTCACTCTGGTGAGCGTTGTGGTTGCGGTGGTCTGGGCCTACACCGGGCAGATCCTCCTGCTCTTCGGCCAGGACCCGGAGATCGCCATGGGGGCGGGGAGCTACATCCGATGGATGATTCCGGCATTGTTCGTCTATGGGCCGCTGCAGTGCCACGTCCGGTTCCTCCAGACGCAGAACATCGTCCTCCCGGTGATGGCGAGCTCGGGCATCACGGCGCTCAGCCACGTGCTCGTGTGCTGGTTGCTGGTGTACAAGATTGGGCTGGGCAACAAGGGCGCTGCCCTGGCCAACGCCATCTCGTACCTGGCCAATGTGTCAATCCTGGCTCTCTACATCAGGCTCTCTCCATCCTGCAAGAGCACTTGGACAGGGGTCTCAAAGGAGGCGTTCCGCGGCATCGTTAGCTTCATGAAGCTCGCCGTGCCATCTGCGCTCATGGTTTG CTTAGAGTGGTGGTCGTTTGAGCTGCTGGTGCTTCTCTCCGGACTTCTCCCAAATCCTAAGCTCGAGGCATCCGTGCTGTCCATCAG CTTAAACACAGGTTCGTTGGCATTCATGATCCCCTTCGGGCTTGGGGCAGCCATAAG CACCCGTGTCTCGAACGAGCTTGGTGCTCGGCGGCCTGAAGCCGCACGTCTGGCTACTCGCGTGATCATGGTTCTGGGTCTCGCGACGGGTGTGTCGCTAGGACTTATTATGATTTCGGTGCGCAATCTATGGGGATATGCATACAGCAACGAGAAGGAAGTGGTGGAGTACATTGCGAGGATGATGCCTATTCTCTCCGTGTCCATCATTTTCGACGATCTGCAATGTGTTCTTTCAG GTGTTGTTAGGGGCTGTGGCTTGCAGAAGATCGGTGCTTGTGTCAACCTCAGTGCATACTACCTTGTCGGTATCCCGGCGGCGCTATGCTTTGCCTTTGTCTACCATCTTGGCGGAATG GGGCTGTGGTTCGGAATAATCTGCGGACTAGtcgtgcagatgctgctgctgcttgccATTACCATGTGCACCAACTGGGATAAAGAG GCTCTCAAGGCAAAGGACAGAGTCTTCAGTTCGTCCCTACCTCTAGACATGACGACATGA
- the LOC123189007 gene encoding protein DETOXIFICATION 16 isoform X2, translating into MASSLDTLCGQAFGAKQYYLLGIYKQRAILVLTLVSVVVAVVWAYTGQILLLFGQDPEIAMGAGSYIRWMIPALFVYGPLQCHVRFLQTQNIVLPVMASSGITALSHVLVCWLLVYKIGLGNKGAALANAISYLANVSILALYIRLSPSCKSTWTGVSKEAFRGIVSFMKLAVPSALMVCLEWWSFELLVLLSGLLPNPKLEASVLSISLNTGSLAFMIPFGLGAAISTRVSNELGARRPEAARLATRVIMVLGLATGVSLGLIMISVRNLWGYAYSNEKEVVEYIARMMPILSVSIIFDDLQCVLSGVVRGCGLQKIGACVNLSAYYLVGIPAALCFAFVYHLGGMGLWFGIICGLVVQMLLLLAITMCTNWDKEALKAKDRVFSSSLPLDMTT; encoded by the exons ATGGCGAGCAGCTTGGACACACTGTGCGGGCAAGCCTTCGGGGCAAAGCAGTACTACCTGCTCGGCATCTACAAGCAGAGGGCCATCCTTGTGCTCACTCTGGTGAGCGTTGTGGTTGCGGTGGTCTGGGCCTACACCGGGCAGATCCTCCTGCTCTTCGGCCAGGACCCGGAGATCGCCATGGGGGCGGGGAGCTACATCCGATGGATGATTCCGGCATTGTTCGTCTATGGGCCGCTGCAGTGCCACGTCCGGTTCCTCCAGACGCAGAACATCGTCCTCCCGGTGATGGCGAGCTCGGGCATCACGGCGCTCAGCCACGTGCTCGTGTGCTGGTTGCTGGTGTACAAGATTGGGCTGGGCAACAAGGGCGCTGCCCTGGCCAACGCCATCTCGTACCTGGCCAATGTGTCAATCCTGGCTCTCTACATCAGGCTCTCTCCATCCTGCAAGAGCACTTGGACAGGGGTCTCAAAGGAGGCGTTCCGCGGCATCGTTAGCTTCATGAAGCTCGCCGTGCCATCTGCGCTCATGGTTTG CTTAGAGTGGTGGTCGTTTGAGCTGCTGGTGCTTCTCTCCGGACTTCTCCCAAATCCTAAGCTCGAGGCATCCGTGCTGTCCATCAG CTTAAACACAGGTTCGTTGGCATTCATGATCCCCTTCGGGCTTGGGGCAGCCATAAG CACCCGTGTCTCGAACGAGCTTGGTGCTCGGCGGCCTGAAGCCGCACGTCTGGCTACTCGCGTGATCATGGTTCTGGGTCTCGCGACGGGTGTGTCGCTAGGACTTATTATGATTTCGGTGCGCAATCTATGGGGATATGCATACAGCAACGAGAAGGAAGTGGTGGAGTACATTGCGAGGATGATGCCTATTCTCTCCGTGTCCATCATTTTCGACGATCTGCAATGTGTTCTTTCAG GTGTTGTTAGGGGCTGTGGCTTGCAGAAGATCGGTGCTTGTGTCAACCTCAGTGCATACTACCTTGTCGGTATCCCGGCGGCGCTATGCTTTGCCTTTGTCTACCATCTTGGCGGAATG GGGCTGTGGTTCGGAATAATCTGCGGACTAGtcgtgcagatgctgctgctgcttgccATTACCATGTGCACCAACTGGGATAAAGAG GCTCTCAAGGCAAAGGACAGAGTCTTCAGTTCGTCCCTACCTCTAGACATGACGACATGA
- the LOC123189006 gene encoding protein MAIN-LIKE 1 has protein sequence MGEVPVLLQGPHDAGHRCHLFLKPNTKHDYRPFRLRTIKKTWPIHNHFLAHLDAYGLQGFARLTSCDDQVRSDPSLLTSLVDRWRPETHTFHFRFGELAPTLKDVSMITALPIRGEPIVSPRVSPSWALDIAARLGMEMPESQRSGNPRGIPLVWLRDNFLNLSSFANEETRKRHLFAYLLWLLGNLFPNSHGDVVVPGLIYIAENMVDEPLPEQPKYSFGSAMLSHTYRGLCDATQKTSFAQKAPLLCVAYEFLQLWSWEYLPVGRPRIVQPIYPYDFGEGASATMATRWTKARKRWSPDIAKNCYPMYHQQFEILDEAEVTWNPWTQDQLKMVFDARHFTPGMLTDSAFWLTRCNLLFLWCVEPYNPERVMRQFGLYQEIPPPFPRRIDEETHKLTNMGRGWSLYDWREENSEWVHKWTNEALADIVRQLRPYDGSTDQAYKQWYCMNTRASLASQPATIPTHLTQEEQARRHVELHAAYYRDHLDTPDVNWGDENTQRGVNTGLRGASHDHGVNTGLRGASHDLGDTVTSLVTEFFGGDVIGPSFIPRSHNHTPTITLQVRNKDSRLHHLRRTRRHMKPKWSTAAVFV, from the exons ATGGGTGAAGTGCCAGTGCTTTTGCAGGGGCCCCATGACGCCGGGCACCGTTGCCACCTATTTTTGAAACCAAATACTAAGCATGACTATCGGCCTTTCAGACTTCGAACCATAAAAAAAACATGGCCAATACACAATCATTTCCTTGCTCACCTTGACGCTTATGGACTACAAGGTTTTGCTAGGCTCACATCATGCGACGACCAAGTACGTTCGGACCCATCCCTTTTGACATCCCTCGTTGACCGGTGGAGACCTGAAACCCACACCTTTCACTTTCGTTTTGGGGAGCTTGCACCTACACTGAAAGATGTTTCTATGATCACTGCTCTACCAATTAGAGGTGAGCCGATAGTCTCTCCACGAGTGTCTCCATCTTGGGCATTAGATATAGCAGCCCGTCTTGGGATGGAAATGCCAGAATCACAACGTTCTGGTAACCCTCGgggcatcccactcgtctggcttcGTGATAACTTTCTTAATTTATCTAGCTTCGCCAATGAGGAGACGAGAAAAAGACATCTGTTTGCATATTTGTTGTGGCTCCTCGGGAATCTATTTCCAAATTCACATGGGGACGTTGTTGTCCCTGGTCTCATCTACATTGCAGAGAATATGGTAGATGAACCTTTACCCGAGCAGCCAAAATACAGCTTCGGTTCTGCCATGCTATCTCATACATACAGAGGCTTGTGTGATGCCACGCAAAAAACCTCTTTCGCACAAAAAGCTCCATTACTTTGTGTCGCCTATGAGTTTCTACAGTTGTGGTCCTGGGAATACCTCCCTGTAGGACGACCTCGTATAGTACAACCCATATACCCATATGACTTTGGCGAGGGTGCTAGCGCAACTATGGCCACCAGGTGGACAAAGGCACGGAAACGTTGGTCTCCAGATATTGCGAAAAATTGTTACCCTATGTACCACCAGCAGTTTGAGATACTTGATGAGGCAGAAGTCACATGGAACCCGTGGACTCAGGACCAGCTAAAAATGGTCTTTGATGCTCGACACTTCACACCAGGCATGTTGACCGATAGTGCATTCTGGCTGACTCGCTGCAACTTATTGTTCCTGTGGTGTGTTGAACCTTACAACCCAGAGCGTGTAATGAGACAGTTCGGTCTCTATCAAGAAATTCCACCACCTTTTCCCAGACGTATCGATGAGGAAACACATAA GCTAACCAATATGGGCAGGGGTTGGAGTTTATACGATTGGAGGGAAGAGAACAGTGAATGGGTACACAAGTGGACAAATGAAGCGCTAGCAGATATAGTGCGTCAACTTAG GCCGTACGATGGAAGTACAGATCAAGCGTACAAGCAGTGGTACTGCATGAACACACGTGCTAGCCTGGCCAGTCAGCCAGCTACTATACCAACACATCTCACACAAGAGGAGCAGGCGCGGAGACATGTTGAGCTGCATGCAGCTTACTATCGTGACCACCTG GACACACCTGATGTTAATTGGGGCGATGAGAACACCCAACGCGGCGTCAACACAGGCCTCCGAGGAGCATCACATGATCATGGCGTCAACACAGGCCTCCGGGGAGCATCACATGATCTTGGCGACACGGTTACATCATTAGTTACAGAGTTCTTCGGAGGGGatgttattggcccatcttttATCCCCCGGAGTCACAACCATACGCCTACAATTACGCTTCAGGTTCGCAACAAGGATTCGCGACTCCACCACCTACGCAGGACTCGCAGACACATGAAGCCGAAGTGGAGTACGGCCGCGGTCTTCGTGTGA
- the LOC123189005 gene encoding protein DETOXIFICATION 16 — protein MLPNMEEPLVGGKSEKTGGPGESLLVIEVKKQLYLAGPLVVGSLLQNVVQMISVMFVGHLGELDLSSASIATSFAGVTGFSLLAGMSSSLDTLCGQAFGAKQYHLLGIYKQRAILVLTPLSVVVAVIWAYTGQILLFFGQDPEIAMGAGSYIRWMIPALFVYGPLQCHVRFLQTQNIVLPVMLSSGVTALNHILVCWLLVYKLGLGNKGAALANTISYLTNLLILALYIRLSPSCKRTWTGLSMEAFRDILSFLRLAVPSALMVCLEWWSFELLVLFSGFLPNPKLEASVLSISLNTLSLVFRIPSGLGAAISTRVSNELGAGRPDAARLATYVIMVLGLVSSVSVGLAIILVRNLWGYAYSNEKEVVEYIARMMPILAVTFLFDDLQCVLSGIVRGCGFQKIGAYVNLSAYYLVGIPAALYFAFVYHLGGMGLWFGLTCGLVVQTVLLLSITLRTNWDKEALKAKDRVFSSSLPLDLAT, from the exons ATGCTGCCAAACATGGAGGAGCCCCTTGTTGGAGGCAAGAGTGAGAAGACAGGAGGGCCAGGAGAGAGCCTCCTAGTGATTGAGGTCAAGAAGCAGCTGTACCTTGCCGGGCCTCTCGTCGTCGGAAGCCTCCTGCAGAACGTCGTCCAGATGATATCAGTCATGTTTGTCGGTCACCTCGGTGAGCTCGATCTCTCGAGTGCCTCCATCGCCACCTCCTTCGCCGGTGTCACCGGCTTCAGCTTGTTG GCCGGCATGTCCAGCAGCTTGGACACACTGTGTGGGCAAGCCTTCGGAGCAAAGCAGTACCATCTTCTTGGCATCTACAAGCAGAGGGCAATCCTTGTGCTCACTCCTCTGAGCGTCGTGGTTGCTGTGATATGGGCATACACTGGGCAGATCCTCCTCTTCTTCGGCCAGGACCCTGAGATTGCCATGGGAGCAGGGAGCTACATCCGTTGGATGATCCCAGCGCTGTTCGTCTACGGCCCGCTGCAGTGCCATGTCCGGTTCCTACAAACGCAGAACATCGTCCTCCCGGTGATGCTGAGCTCAGGTGTCACAGCACTGAACCATATCTTGGTGTGCTGGTTGCTGGTTTACAAGCTTGGCCTGGGCAACAAGGGTGCTGCCTTGGCCAATACAATCTCTTACCTGACCAATCTGCTCATCCTGGCTCTCTACATCAGGCTCTCTCCATCCTGTAAGAGGACTTGGACAGGGTTGTCAATGGAGGCGTTTCGCGACATCCTTAGCTTTTTGAGGCTTGCCGTTCCATCTGCTCTCATGGTTTG TTTGGAGTGGTGGTCATTTGAGCTGCTTGTACTTTTTTCTGGATTTCTTCCAAATCCTAAGCTCGAGGCGTCGGTGTTGTCTATCAG TTTAAATACTCTTTCATTAGTGTTCAGAATCCCATCTGGGCTTGGTGCAGCTATAAG CACCCGTGTATCAAACGAGCTTGGTGCTGGGCGACCTGATGCTGCCCGTCTAGCGACCTATGTGATCATGGTTCTGGGTCTTGTATCGAGCGTATCGGTCGGTCTTGCTATCATTCTGGTGCGCAATTTATGGGGGTACGCATACAGCAACGAAAAGGAAGTGGTGGAATACATTGCCAGAATGATGCCAATTCTTGCCGTGACATTCTTGTTTGATGACCTGCAGTGTGTCCTTTCAG GTATCGTTAGGGGCTGTGGCTTCCAGAAGATTGGCGCGTATGTCAATCTCAGCGCGTACTACCTTGTCGGCATCCCCGCGGCTTTATATTTTGCCTTTGTGTACCACCTTGGTGGAATG GGGCTGTGGTTCGGATTAACCTGTGGACTTGTCGTGCAGACAGTGTTGCTCCTGTCCATCACCCTGCGAACCAACTGGGACAAAGAA GCTTTGAAGGCAAAGGACAGGGTTTTCAGTTCTTCCCTACCTTTAGACTTGGCAACATGA